The proteins below come from a single Arthrobacter crystallopoietes genomic window:
- a CDS encoding LLM class flavin-dependent oxidoreductase has product MTLNQPQRHIRFNAFDMNCVGHQSPGLWRHPQDKSADYKTIGYWTHLAKVLEEGLFDGLFIADVLGTYDVFGGSNEVTLRAGTQVPVNDPFMLVSAMAAVTENLGFGVTAGTAYEHPYPFARRLATLDHLTNGRVGWNVVTGYLPSAARNMGQTDQMEHDERYAHADEYLEVIYKLLEGSWEEDAVVKDREAGVFVDPAKVHEIGHEGKYFKVPGIAITEPSPQRTPVIFQAGASKRGTEFAATNAEAVFVTCPTKEMLAASVKKIRDAVEAAGRGRYDVRIYAMQTVVTGPDNATAQAKFEDYKSYADVNGALALISGWMGVDLSSYGPDDVIGENVKSNAIQSSVETFQKASGDDGKPWTIRQLAEWVGVGGFGPITVGSGEEVAKKLIEWVDETDVDGFNLAYAITPGTFEDIVEFVVPELQKRGAYPTKYAEGTLRNKLFGKGDRLPEQHRGAGYRLGAAVAAS; this is encoded by the coding sequence ATGACACTCAACCAACCGCAGCGCCATATCCGCTTCAACGCCTTCGACATGAACTGCGTTGGACACCAATCGCCCGGTCTGTGGCGCCATCCCCAGGACAAGTCCGCCGACTACAAGACCATCGGCTACTGGACGCACCTGGCGAAGGTGCTGGAAGAGGGCCTCTTCGACGGCCTCTTCATCGCCGATGTGCTGGGCACCTACGACGTGTTCGGCGGCTCCAACGAAGTGACGCTCCGTGCGGGTACCCAGGTCCCGGTCAATGATCCGTTCATGCTGGTTTCCGCCATGGCCGCCGTGACCGAGAACCTCGGTTTCGGCGTCACCGCGGGGACCGCCTATGAGCACCCGTACCCCTTCGCCCGCCGGCTGGCCACGCTGGACCATCTGACCAACGGCCGCGTCGGCTGGAACGTAGTCACCGGCTATCTGCCCTCGGCCGCGCGCAACATGGGCCAGACGGACCAGATGGAGCACGACGAGCGGTACGCCCACGCCGACGAATATCTCGAGGTCATTTACAAGCTGCTTGAAGGTTCCTGGGAAGAAGACGCCGTGGTCAAGGACCGGGAGGCCGGTGTCTTTGTGGATCCGGCCAAGGTGCACGAGATCGGCCACGAGGGCAAGTACTTCAAGGTCCCCGGCATTGCCATTACCGAGCCGAGCCCGCAGCGCACCCCGGTGATCTTCCAGGCCGGCGCGTCCAAGCGCGGAACCGAGTTCGCGGCAACGAATGCCGAAGCCGTTTTCGTCACGTGCCCGACCAAGGAAATGCTGGCCGCTTCGGTCAAGAAGATCCGCGACGCGGTGGAGGCAGCAGGCCGCGGCCGTTACGACGTCCGCATCTACGCGATGCAGACCGTTGTGACCGGTCCGGACAACGCCACCGCGCAGGCCAAGTTCGAGGACTACAAGTCCTACGCCGACGTCAACGGTGCGCTGGCCCTGATCTCGGGCTGGATGGGTGTGGACCTGTCCAGCTATGGGCCGGACGATGTGATCGGCGAGAACGTGAAGTCCAACGCCATCCAGTCCTCCGTGGAGACGTTCCAGAAGGCCTCGGGCGACGACGGCAAGCCGTGGACCATCCGGCAGCTGGCCGAATGGGTCGGCGTCGGCGGTTTTGGCCCGATCACCGTGGGTTCCGGCGAAGAAGTTGCCAAGAAGCTCATTGAGTGGGTGGACGAGACCGATGTGGACGGCTTCAACCTGGCCTACGCCATCACGCCGGGCACCTTTGAGGACATCGTCGAATTCGTCGTGCCGGAACTGCAGAAGCGCGGCGCCTACCCGACCAAGTACGCGGAAGGAACGCTGCGCAACAAACTGTTCGGCAAGGGTGACCGGCTGCCTGAGCAGCACCGAGGTGCCGGCTACCGCCTCGGCGCAGCCGTCGCCGCGTCCTGA
- a CDS encoding DUF1206 domain-containing protein, protein MSGGVEKAKHQAKRAKDGAEEASESKTLEVVARFGWAANGLMHLLIGYIAFRLGLGASGEADQAGAISQLASTPGGVFLLWAGLIACAALALWQLADAAFGYRGLETKKKWGKRFKAAGLAIVFAAIGFTFGIYALGGKSDSSQSSQDASAQLMAFPGGTLVLFLIGAGIAIAGVFYIYKGITQKFLDDLKSLPPGGARIGISWAGSFGYVGKGAALLVLGILFSVAAFQQDPQEAKGLDGALKALKEQPFGDAALIVVALGLICYGLYLGARARYGKM, encoded by the coding sequence ATGAGCGGCGGAGTGGAGAAGGCGAAGCACCAGGCGAAAAGGGCGAAAGACGGCGCGGAGGAAGCCTCCGAGTCGAAGACTTTGGAAGTGGTGGCGCGCTTTGGCTGGGCCGCCAACGGGTTGATGCATCTGCTGATCGGCTATATTGCCTTTCGGCTGGGCCTCGGGGCATCGGGGGAAGCAGACCAGGCCGGTGCGATCTCCCAGCTGGCCAGCACACCGGGAGGAGTTTTCCTGCTCTGGGCCGGGCTCATCGCCTGCGCCGCCTTGGCGCTCTGGCAACTAGCCGACGCCGCATTCGGCTACCGCGGGTTGGAAACCAAAAAGAAGTGGGGCAAACGGTTCAAGGCAGCCGGTCTGGCAATCGTCTTCGCCGCCATCGGTTTCACGTTCGGCATCTATGCCCTTGGCGGCAAGAGCGACAGCAGTCAATCCTCACAGGACGCCAGCGCGCAATTGATGGCGTTTCCCGGCGGAACGCTGGTTCTGTTCCTGATCGGCGCCGGCATAGCCATCGCCGGAGTCTTTTACATCTACAAGGGCATTACGCAGAAGTTCCTGGACGATCTGAAATCCCTGCCGCCGGGCGGCGCGAGGATCGGCATCAGCTGGGCCGGTTCTTTCGGCTACGTGGGCAAGGGTGCCGCACTGCTGGTGCTCGGCATCCTGTTCTCGGTTGCAGCGTTCCAGCAGGATCCCCAGGAAGCCAAGGGCCTCGACGGCGCATTGAAGGCGCTGAAAGAACAGCCCTTCGGCGACGCCGCGCTGATTGTGGTGGCCCTCGGCCTCATTTGCTACGGACTGTACCTGGGCGCCCGTGCCCGCTACGGCAAAATGTAG
- a CDS encoding MmcQ/YjbR family DNA-binding protein, translated as MDGSTLRGMCLDLPGAFEDFPFGPEASVFKVRARSGPAKMFALSDLGADPLSISLKCEPALAEQLRAAHPEITGAYHMNKTHWNGVRCDGDLPDDMIRDMIEDSYDLVVAGMPRRDRESLGWTRLAREEA; from the coding sequence GTGGACGGATCAACGCTGCGCGGCATGTGCCTGGACCTGCCGGGCGCCTTCGAGGACTTTCCCTTCGGGCCCGAGGCCTCGGTGTTCAAAGTGCGCGCCCGCAGCGGCCCCGCGAAGATGTTTGCGCTCTCGGACCTGGGCGCGGACCCGCTGAGCATCAGTCTCAAGTGCGAACCGGCGCTGGCCGAGCAGCTGCGCGCCGCCCATCCGGAGATCACCGGCGCGTACCACATGAACAAAACGCACTGGAATGGCGTCCGCTGCGACGGCGACCTGCCGGATGACATGATCCGCGACATGATCGAGGACTCCTATGACCTGGTGGTGGCAGGTATGCCCCGCCGTGACCGGGAATCCCTGGGCTGGACCAGACTCGCGCGGGAGGAAGCGTGA